ATATAGTCGCCAATCTCACTAAACTTTTGCGTTGCAAAACCAATTATTAATGTTTCGTAGATAATAAAAGAAGCCCAAGCTACAATATGTATTTTCTTTCTTTTAATGAACTTTTGGATGGTTAAGAACATTTTGTTGCTGTTTATAGCAGTTTCGTGTAAGGAAAAGCTAGTTTGGTGTAAACTTTTTGTTTCTAAAAAAAATAAATAAGAGCTTTAAAAGAAAAAGGCTATGAAAAAATTCAAATTAAAAAAACAAACGCTCTTCGTATTTAAAAACAGCAAGAAAGCTAAAACTGGCGAGAAGGATCCAACAACAACGGGTATGACTTTTACCGTTTCAGCTACTTCTTATTTTTAACTTTTTATACTATAGTTTTAGTTGGTTGGTTAAAGGCTGGTCAGTTGTGACGGCCAGTCTTTATTGTATTTTTTGCTAAGTACTCATAAAATGGATCTTTATAAAAAGTTCCTATGGGTACTAACATGTTATTGGGAAGTTTTACCAAGCTACCTTCTACCTTTTCAATGTAATCCTTTGAAATAACAAAAGAGCGGTGTACCTGAATAAAATTTGCGGTTTCATCTAACCTCTCTTTTATCTCTTTCAAAGTAAGATAGGTAATTACTTCTTCGGTGGTTGTATATATCTTAATATAATTTTTGACGCTTTCCACCGCAATAACATCATCGAATTTAATTCTTACAAATCGGTTCCTTTCTTCTGTTGTTTTGACATAAAAATCTTTAGCCTTATCTATTGTTTGTGCGCTTACAATATCCGTCTTAATAAGTTTATTAATCGCCAACGCAAACTTAGCAAAAGTAAAGGGCTTTAGCAGGTACGCATCCGCTTCCACTTCAAAAGCCTCAAAGGCATATTTAGTGTGTGCTGTGGTGAATATCAGCTTCTCTGTTTTAGCGCGAATGGCTTTCGATAAATCGATCCCTGAAATGAGCGGCATATCAATATCCATAAAAACAAAATCGACCAGATCTCCTTGTGCTATCTCAGCCATTGCCTTTACAGGATCGGTATAACTTTTAGCAACCTCCAACTCGGATATCTGCTGAATATAATCGTTCAATATCTCCAGAGCATCGGGCTCATCGTCTATGATGATACATTGATAGGGCATAACTCAAGGTAATGTTTTCCCAAACATAGATAAAATCCAATATATTATCAATTTTAGTTTGTAACAGGTGATTTTTATCAAAATTCATTAATGGTATGCAAAAACTATTGTTTGAAAAGCGTCAAAGACACCCATCTCTATCTAGCTTTTCACTAAAGGGTTTTCCAAACATAAATCAATGTAATTAGCCGATGTTCATCGCTCTGTCTATTAGATCAATCTTTCACCTTAAAAACGGCTCTTGAAGACATAACTCTGCCACTGGCACTTATCCCTTGAATGTCAATAATATATTCTCCGCTCCAGTCGGAAGAAAAAAAAGACTTCGTCTGTTCCCCCTCGATGACACTCCAGAAAAGTTGATTCCTAAAATCTGGTTTTTT
This Olivibacter sp. SDN3 DNA region includes the following protein-coding sequences:
- a CDS encoding LytTR family DNA-binding domain-containing protein, with product MPYQCIIIDDEPDALEILNDYIQQISELEVAKSYTDPVKAMAEIAQGDLVDFVFMDIDMPLISGIDLSKAIRAKTEKLIFTTAHTKYAFEAFEVEADAYLLKPFTFAKFALAINKLIKTDIVSAQTIDKAKDFYVKTTEERNRFVRIKFDDVIAVESVKNYIKIYTTTEEVITYLTLKEIKERLDETANFIQVHRSFVISKDYIEKVEGSLVKLPNNMLVPIGTFYKDPFYEYLAKNTIKTGRHN